The Lycium ferocissimum isolate CSIRO_LF1 chromosome 1, AGI_CSIRO_Lferr_CH_V1, whole genome shotgun sequence genome includes a region encoding these proteins:
- the LOC132057895 gene encoding F-box protein SKIP19-like isoform X3 gives MVKKPPWLELEENVWANILHKLGAIEILETAQKVCTTWRRICKEPSMWRIINMTNDGDLSDMDYDLEEMCRYAIDRSQGELVDINLEYFATGPLLQYIAQRSGKLKRLSIACCYGMVCEGLVEAVQKLPLLEELSLAHTTITTEGIESLGHSCPRLKSFKLNNSLYMGSGDYFENEDVRNEEALAIAKNLPTLHHLQLIGNSMTNKGLEAILDGCPHLVSLDLRLCKYVSLNEVLSSRISAQIKDVKHPHDSLSGLDFSFKACGEEDDEDDMFDNY, from the exons ATGGTGAAAAAGCCTCCATGGTTAGAACTTGAGGAAAATGTATGGGCAAATATATTACACAAGCTTGGGGCTATAGAAATACTTGAGACTGCACAGAAAGTGTGCACTACATGGAGAAGAATATGCAAGGAACCTTCAATGTGGCGAATCATTAACATGACGAATGATGGGGACTTATCTGATATGGATTATGATTTAGAAGAAATGTGTCGCTATGCTATTGATCGTAGTCAAGGTGAATTAGTTGATATTAATTTGGAGTACTTTGCTACTGGTCCGTTGCTTCAGTACATAGCACAAAG ATCAGGAAAACTGAAAAGACTTAGCATTGCATGTTGCTATGGTATGGTATGTGAAGGCTTGGTTGAAGCAGTTCAAAAGCTCCCATTGTTAGAAGAGTTGAGTTTGGCACATACTACTATCACAACAGAAGGCATTGAATCTCTTGGACACTCTTGCCCACGGTTGAAGTCGTTTAAATTGAATAACTCTTTGTATATGGGATCAGGTGATTACTTTGAAAATGAAGATGTAAGAAATGAAGAGGCTCTAGCTATTGCTAAAAACCTGCCTACCTTGCACCACCTTCAACTCATTGGAAACAGTATGACAAATAAAGGCCTCGAGGCTATTCTTGATGGTTGCCCTCATCTTGTATCACTTGACTTGCGGTTGTGCAAATATGTTAGCCTCAACGAAGTCTTGAGTAGTAGAATTTCTGCGCAGATTAAAGATGTGAAGCACCCTCATGATTCTCTCTCAGGTCTTGACTTTTCATTTAAGGCTTGCGGGGAAGAGGATGATGAAGATGATATGTTTGATAATTACTGA